A single genomic interval of Dysidea avara chromosome 8, odDysAvar1.4, whole genome shotgun sequence harbors:
- the LOC136264467 gene encoding A disintegrin and metalloproteinase with thrombospondin motifs 10-like, translating into MFHKSYLELYLQRTELCYRMMLTLLILLATATTAICELNWEVPIGEEHLKRIFGKEVYDNGNIPEYKLAYAYPREERSTGGGDSPDIAAAGELLYSIETLDEILNLTLSLNSRLLSRSSVVQMRRQDGSLETIDSFPKNCYYTGRIDGNTDSLVAVSLCGGEMVGVVETDEDSYLIEPIVRSSGEGSPHIAYKVQRSPLPEIENIGGASDDGALPCSDLEKPENGRLTVNSNKLGSRATYRCNKGFKRMGPRVRRCLPTGLWSGFTPVCVPRNPNVKAAGGSPQLLCPDLTNPRWGRVDVRYDIDNGLFMATYSCDEGRSLNGDQTRFCLGTNKWSGQQPTCIPDEMLDVYLNGLNQDSKRKRREEVPVRSMETLVYVDYGVVEFHGADLIVNYIMAMMNIVASLYCEPTLETQIDIVISRMILELEGPEDGLVIPENANAALNTFCEFQTALNDEDESSPFHHDHAIYITSVDLCAQDDTGVCNSGVVGFAPVGGMCSFSRSCTINEDRGLGSAFVLAHETGHNLGMQHDGFMNDCVGSQRIMAPSASGQEELFLWSTCSADYLRTFLNSGNGQCLDDVPIGDRLNASALEGINFDADAQCRAAYGPAARFCPGSFADEEICSRLWCQPDPNSNCFTRNVPPADGTSCGENMICVRGTCEDAGDIEPVDGGWSSFGPYSECSRSCESGVRFRERRCNNPTPAFGGAFCVGEAREYEVCNTDACPDGAPDFRDVQCADTNILPFNGEFYRWEAFTGPVVGVTPCQLICRAIGSEIIAIRALSVVDGTKCSIDSSSSAICIQGACTPLGCDNVLNSGLQEDICGVCNGNGSDVTSVADSASGSGSFGYSNVGIIPAGAKNVRISDTSLSAVIALQLGDEEILNADFGLFPTGSFSIPVAGITVTYNRSISGLDVAQIDGPLPEELFIRILITSEAGTYSISWEYQFCGTPPTPPPPPPPTTTTPTPSSSFVLPSSLVITFSAVESSTVSIRTTPVSSPQPTSLSLSSAIPTSSILVSTIPASTSTMLFSTSVPVPTKTVVPMTTSISIPGSSSMAASIPIPTTSTPLLPSATLTSILKPTVSIVPTTAISMSTSMSEFSSTTSVPTTTLLSETTSLSIPESSAPVPTTSVLSLPTTTLTSISESTTSIPVPMTTLLFTTITSTTVSESTTSIPLPTTSIPTTSSMTTSTSIPMITSTTTRLTSSIVTTSVTSSSTFITATPIPDPTPVECVTYDVCGVCNGDNSSATVITSSSSSPQPVGFGYYDLVTIPTGAQHVMIYEEPSTTDNFLALSVNGASLLNNRFRISRSPIDITDSNGVVFHYVGSPVEAITTEGPLAQPLTVQALVGVSRSVYSVMWKYVMCDVSPTSTTTPVTSTVTTAPTPDFVIPLWVGSDYSNCFLNENGNCIRSREVYCEDGLTGIRLNDDLCAARRQKLRTTRRCGAFLCQ; encoded by the exons ATGTTTCACAAATCATATCTTGAGTTATATCTGCAAAGAACAGAACTGTGTTATAGAATGATGTTAACCTTACTGATTTTACTGGCAACTGCCACAACTGCTATTTGTGAACTAAACTGG GAGGTACCCATTGGTGAAGAACATCTGAAGAGAATATTTGGCAAAGAAGTATATGACAATG GGAATATTCCAGAATACAAACTGGCATATGCGTACCCTAGGGAGGAGAGGTCAACAGGAGGGGGTGACTCACCAGACATTGCTGCTGCAGGAGAATTGCTTTACTCCATAGAGACCCTTGATGAGATCCTCAACCTTACACTGTCCTTAAACAGTAGATTGCTTTCCAGAAG CTCTGTAGTTCAGATGAGAAGACAAGATGGTAGTTTAGAGACGATAGACTCATTTCCAAAGAACTGTTACTACACTGGCAGAATTGATGGCAACACTGATTCATTAGTAGCTGTTAGCTTATGTGGAGGTGAAATG GTTGGTGTGGTGGAAACTGATGAAGACAGTTACCTGATAGAACCAATTGTAAGAAGCAGTGGTGAAGGATCTCCCCACATTGCTTATAAAGTACAACGGTCACCTCTGCCTGAAATAGAGAACATTGGAGGAGCCAGCGATGATGGAG CTTTGCCTTGTTCTGACTTGGAAAAACCAGAGAATGGCAGACTAACAGTAAacagtaacaaacttggctCCCGTGCTACTTATAGGTGTAACAAAGGCTTCAAACGTATGGGACCACGAGTTAGACGATGTCTACCCACTGGACTGTGGAGTGGCTTTACTCCAGTGTGTGTACCTAGGAACCCTAATG TTAAAGCTGCTGGTGGATCACCACAGTTGCTGTGCCCAGACCTCACTAACCCACGTTGGGGGAGAGTAGATGTTCGATATGACATTGATAATGGACTGTTTATGGCTACTTACAGCTGTGATGAAGGAAGAAGTTTGAATGGTGACCAAACTCGATTTTGTCTTGGAACCAATAAATGGTCTGGACAGCAACCAACCTGTATTCCAG ATGAAATGCTGGATGTCTATCTTAATGGCTTAAACCAGGACAGTAAGAGAAAGAGACGTGAGGAAGTACCGGTGAGAAGTATGGAGACCTTAGTCTATGTTGATTATGGAGTGGTAGAATTCCATGGAGCTGACCTCATAGTAAACTACATTATGGCCATGATGAATATT GTGGCTAGTCTTTATTGTGAACCAACACTGGAGACTCAAATCGACATTGTAATATCCAGGATGATATTGGAATTAGAAGGACCTGAG GATGGACTTGTTATACCAGAGAATGCTAATGCTGCTCTGAACACATTTTGTGAATTCCAGACTGCCCTGAATGATGAAGATGaatccagtccattccaccatgaTCATGCCATTTACATTACAAG tgttgatcTTTGTGCTCAAGATGACACTGGCGTTTGCAATAGTGGAGTAGTTG GTTTTGCTCCCGTTGGTGGCATGTGTTCTTTCAGTAGAAGTTGTACAATCAATGAAGATCGTGGCTTGGGATCAGCTTTTGTGTTAGCCCATGAGACTGGCCACAA TTTGGGAATGCAGCATGATGGATTCATGAATGATTGTGTTGGATCACAAAGGATCATGGCACCTTCTGCTAGTGGACAAGAAGAACTATTCCTGTGGTCTACTTGTTCTGCTGACTACCTCAGAACATTCTTAAA TTCTGGCAATGGTCAATGTCTTGATGATGTTCCAATTGGTGATAGACTTAATGCATCTGCCCTTGAGGGAATCAACTTTGATGCTGATGCTCAGTGTCGTGCAGCCTATGGTCCAGCAGCCAGATTCTGCCCTGGGAGTTTTGCTGATGAA GAAATCTGCTCACGTCTTTGGTGTCAACCTGATCCCAACAGTAACTGCTTTACTAGAAATGTTCCACCAGCAGATGGTACCAGCTGTGGAGAAAATATG ATCTGTGTAAGAGGCACTTGTGAAGATGCTGGTGATATCGAGCCAGTTGATGGAGGATGGAGTTCATTTGGACCATACAGCGAGTGTAGTAGATCGTGTGAGTCTGGAGTGAGGTTTAGGGAGAGACGGTGTAACAACCCAAC tCCAGCGTTTGGTGGAGCTTTCTGTGTAGGAGAAGCAAGAGAATATGAAGTGTGTAATACTGAT GCTTGCCCTGATGGAGCTCCAGACTTCAGAGATGTACAGTGTGCTGATACCAATATTCTACCATTTAATGGAGAATTTTACCGTTGGGAGGCATTTACTGGTCCAG TTGTTGGAGTTACTCCCTGCCAGCTAATTTGTCGGGCCATTGGTAGTGAAATTATAGCTATTAGAGCACTAAGTGTGGTGGATGGTACTAAGTGTAGCATTGACAGTAGTTCTTCAGCTATCTGTATACAAGGAGCATGTACT CCCCTGGGATGTGACAATGTACTCAACTCTGGTCTACAAGAGGATATTTGTGGTGTATGTAATGGAAATGGAAGTGATGTTACAAGTGTTGCTGATTCAGCATCTGGGTCTGGTAGTTTTG GTTATAGTAATGTTGGTATTATTCCTGCTGGTGCTAAAAATGTCAGAATCTCAGATACTTCATTATCAGCTGTCATAG CTCTACAACTTGGAGATGAAGAGATTTTAAATGCAGATTTTGGCTTATTTCCAACTGGTTCATTTTCTATACCAGTAGCTGGTATCACTGTAACCTACAACAGATCAATATCTGGTTTAGATGTGGCACAAATTGATGGTCCACTACCTGAAGAGCTATTCATAAGA ATATTAATTACTAGTGAAGCTGGAACATATTCAATTTCATGGGAATACCAGTTTTGTGGAACACCAcctacaccaccaccaccaccaccacccacTACTACTACACCAACACCAAGTTCTAGTTTTGTGTTACCATCTTCTCTGGTGATCACTTTTTCTGCTGTTGAAAGCTCCACAGTATCTATTAGAACCACTCCAGTTTCTTCACCACAGCCAACTAGCTTGTCTTTATCTTCTGCTATACCAACAAGTTCCATTCTGGTGTCAACAATTCCAGCTTCTACCTCAACAATGCTTTTCTCAACCTCTGTTCCAGTACCAACAAAAACTGTGGTACCAATGACTACATCAATTTCTATTCCAGGATCGTCATCTATGGCAGCCTCCATTCCAATACCAACAACTTCTACTCCTCTGTTACCTTCTGCTACTCTAACTTCCATCTTAAAACCTACAGTTTCCATTGTGCCGACAACTGCTATTTCAATGTCAACTTCCATGTCAGAATTTTCCTCAACAACCTCTGTACCAACAACCACTCTATTATCAGAGACCACATCACTTTCTATTCCAGAATCTTCAGCTCCAGTGCCGACAACTTCTGTTCTGTCATTACCTACAACTACACTAACTTCTATCTCAGAATCTACAACTTCCATTCCAGTGCCAATGACAACTTTATTGTTTACCACCATAACTTCAACTACGGTTTCAGAATCCACAACTTCGATACCACTTCCAACAACTTCCATTCCAACTACCTCTTCTATGACTACTTCAACCTCTATTCCAATGATCACCTCTACTACAACCAGATTAACTAGTTCTATTGTAACAACCTCGGTGACTAGTTCTTCCACGTTCATTACTGCTACTCCAATTCCAGATCCTACA CCGGTGGAGTGTGTCACATATGATGTGTGTGGAGTGTGTAATGGAGACAACAGCAGTGCCACAGTAATCACATCATCTTCATCTTCACCGCAACCTGTTGGATTTG GTTACTATGATCTAGTCACTATTCCTACTGGAGCCCAACATGTTATGATTTATGAGGAACCATCTACTACAGATAACTTTCTTG CGTTATCAGTAAATGGAGCGAGCCTACTAAATAACAGATTTAGGATAAGCAGATCTCCTATAGATATCACTGATAGTAATGGTGTAGTGTTCCACTATGTTGGATCACCGGTGGAGGCAATAACAACTGAAGGACCGCTAGCACAACCACTAACAGTTCAG GCTCTTGTTGGAGTATCAAGATCAGTTTACTCTGTGATGTGGAAGTACGTGATGTGTGATGTGTCCCCAACATCCACCACTACACCAGTGACATCAACAGTAACCACTGCTCCTACTCCAGACTTTGTTATCCCTCTGTGGGTCGGTTCTGATTACTCTAAT TGCTTTTTAAATGAGAATGGTAATTGTATAAGGAGCAGAGAGGTGTATTGTGAGGATGGACTAACTGGTATACGCCTTAATGATGACTTGTGTGCAGCCAGGAGGCAGAAACTACGAACAACAAGAAGATGTGGTGCTTTTCTCTGTCAGTGA
- the LOC136263818 gene encoding uncharacterized protein, which yields MTLPYAVLLKDVNGHKKSEISTGFTEKYVNKGELLIALSPSEVKKLKHQVATGPQLNFKCHEDQTIAVHCDDEDVHLLNGQQKELLLAIDSVIDRHNAKNKLEWAEELTKGSEVYVAITSIPNTIKGIVRYCGELSGEKGTRFGIELMEHKSRGSSDGYFRGKEYFNCEKNCAVFVALDKLSLHPTVSMSTPGITSSKSKQALQLQQPIEQHQHHPMQFKRGDRVSVVNNTEDLVMGTVRWSGRGTGPKGNIVGIETDVAVNLNSYPKREVGMNHYFKPSNEQLGADVQLFLPYDCVIKEDASMNKGSSQEKDTSFPTQEPTKTCNEPLEAGSDLQAAKSYEKQKASSQSKMGEKEHSSTSTGLKNTLMKMHQNFQSLDKQVKQLKVDHDDQKISASNTITKLQEDTNEIAGKVITLEEMVKSNTDNIQRMNSTLNDVHKSNKELKALNFYLQDKLSLTQQQLLGIQSMITSSRLWAVSHDQFAIGKEIGRGAWATVHEATFRGVTVAVKCLHNVITSHETKELFKREMDMALICQHENIVTFLGATMEGAPVILMELMDVNLRKAYEQRHILDRQVLGILHDVAKAIHFLHTRPDPVIHRDVSSANVLLKVLYNGEWLAKLGDLGTAKIQQQSSTGGHGAMAYGAPEAADFRKCSPKMDVYSFGVVMIEILTKTHPFQKVDTLKAQVQQQYPQYYQLVTSCTKQQSSDRPTMYDVLVQLDRITAADK from the exons ATGACGCTACCATATGCTGTGCTACTTAAAGATGTAAATGGACATAAAAAGAGTGAAATATCCACAGGCTTTACTGAGAAATATGTTAACAAAGGGGAATTACTAATTGCTTTATCACCTAGTGAAGTTAAGAAACTGAAACATCAAGTTGCCACTGGACCACAGTTGAATTTTAAATGTCACGAAGATCAGACTATTGCTGTACACTGTGATGACGAAGATGTGCATTTGTTAAATGGTCAGCAAAAGGAACTTCTACTTGCAATAGATAGTGTTATTGATAGGCATAATGCAAAAAACAAGTTGGAATGGGCTGAGGAGCTTACAAAGGGCTCTGAAGTATATGTAGCAATTACTAGTATTCCCAACACTATTAAGGGCATTGTACGATACTGTGGAGAGTTGTCTGGTGAGAAAGGAACACGATTTGGCATTGAATTAATG GAACACAAGAGTCGTGGTTCAAGTGATGGATATTTTCGGGGGAAGGAATATTTCAATTGTGAGAAAAATTGTGCAGTATTTGTAGCATTGGATAAGTTATCACTTCACCCTACTGTCAGCATGTCAACACCTGGTATCACTTCCTCCAAATCTAAACAAGCACTTCAGCTTCAACAACCAATAGAACAACATCAGCATCATCCCATGCAATTCAAAAGAGGTGACAGGGTGTCAGTTGTGAATAATACTGAAGATTTAGTCATGGGGACTGTGCGATGGAGTGGTAGAGGTACTGGTCCAAAAGGAAATATTGTTGGTATAGAAACT GATGTTGCAGTGAATCTGAATAGCTACCCTAAACGTGAAGTTGGGATGAATCACTACTTTAAACCTTCCAATGAACAGCTGGGTGCAGATGTCCAGTTGTTCTTGCCTTATGATTGTGTCATAAAAGAAGATGCATCAATGAACAAGGGAAGCTCTCAAGAGAAAGATACATCTTTTCCAACACAAGAACCTACAAAAACTTGCAATGAGCCACTGGAAGCAGGAAGTGATCTACAGGCGGCCAAGTCTTATGAAAAACAAAAAGCAAGTAGCCAGTCAAAAATGGGTGAGAAAGAACATTCATCCACCTCTACTGGAttaaaaaatactctaatgaaAATGCATCAAAACTTTCAAAGCCTAGATAAACAAGTGAAACAGTTAAAAGTAGATCATGATGACCAAAAGATTTCCGCTAGTAATACAATTACTAAACTACAAGAGGATACAAATGAGATAGCGGGAAAAGTCATAACTTTGgaagaaatggtcaaatcaaaTACAGACAACATCCAAAGAATGAATTCCACTTTGAACGATGTTCACAAAAGCAATAAAGAGTTAAAAGCCCTCAATTTTTATTTGCAGGACAAACTATCTCTCACTCAACAACAGTTATTGGGTATACAGTCAATGATTACCTCTAGTAGGTTATGGGCTGTCTCACATGATCAGTTTGCAATTGGGAAGGAAATTGGCAGAGGAGCTTGGGCTACTGTCCATGAGGCTACATTCCGTGGAGTCACTGTTGCTGTCAAGTGTCTTCATAATGTGATCACTTCTCATGAAACAAAGGAATTGTTCAAACGAGAGATGGATATGGCACTCATATGTCAACATGAGAATATTGTCACTTTCTTAGGAGCTACAATGGAAGGTGCTCCAGTTATCTTGATGGAACTGATGGATGTCAACCTGAGAAAAGCTTATGAGCAAAGACATATCCTTGATCGCCAAGTGCTGGGTATTCTCCATGATGTTGCTAAAGCAATTCATTTCTTACATACCAGACCAGATCCAGTAATCCATCGTGATGTGAGTAGTGCCAATGTGTTACTGAAGGTACTTTACAATGGTGAGTGGCTGGCCAAACTGGGAGACTTGGGTACTGCTAAGATACAGCAACAATCATCCACTGGAGGTCATGGAGCTATGGCATATGGAGCTCCTGAAGCTGCTGATTTTAGAAAATGTTCTCCCAAGATGGATGTGTACAGTTTTGGAGTTGTCATGATTGAAATTCTCACTAAAACTCATCCATTTCAAAAGGTGGACACCCTTAAAGCACAAGTCCAACAACAATATCCACAGTATTATCAACTGGTCACCAGCTGCACCAAACAACAGTCAAGTGACAGACCTACAATGTATGATGTTCTTGTACAGTTGGATAGGATTACTGCTGCTGATAAATGA
- the LOC136262654 gene encoding probable serine/threonine-protein kinase DDB_G0282963, with protein MSRMTYALLLEECKGYKETGQTYSEKTVQAGNLLETLKDAEVAQTAAKFDPPLNYKILIDSTVKLYCESTAVYQLTTTENDILLGVRSINDRMQVYRNVEWVGLLHEGSHVLVQVPHISHPVQSIVHFIGYLPMESGVHFGVEFLDEDSRGLGTTNGLIEGFQCFQCEQNCGMFVAMDKLAKPQPCSSSISQQPIDSTPLKKGDKVVTYDDHDTPVQGTVQWIGKNRLVMPDDTMIIGIYTDTVVPDINKRFSKRIAGMDYRIASSAEHTKLFLPLPCFFKPDHQSASQEHRQGYSTTNAEHLDDILLDRETQEKILEDIRCRRLSSQGQENINPQHDQQQMEGPVQMQDDLLSKECSNDSQGQAEPLKQQNQNIDSSQNIVGAKRDVVNQGNSSVHDTGSASPDGNVHQQTTTTQLHLNLAELEKQIKQLQSQQAGHSISNDQVATINTTVNKLHQDANQMERRVRTIEESIQGMNTSVCSTLQMALDLKRSNESLQTQLSNVQQQLLNVQKSNEDLKANNSHLQCQLSSTQNQLSLTQQQLLGVQSMMRSSRLWVMSQNQFTVGKEIGRGAWATVHEATFRGAIAAAKCLHDVITVPKTRELFHREMEMALICQHQNIVTFLGATMEGAPVILMELMDVNLRKAYEQEKIKDHQIHGILHDVAKALHFLHTRPDPVIHRDVSSANVLLKVLYNGEWLAKLGDLGTAKIQKQVATAGPGAIAYGAPETANFKLHSPKMDVYSFGILVMETLTKIHPYEMVDTLKVLIREQFPQYYQLVTSCTKQESSDRPTIYDVLVQLDGIATTK; from the exons ATGAGTCGGATGACCTATGCTTTACTACTTGAGGAATGTAAAGGTTACAAAGAGACTGGTCAAACATACAGTGAGAAAACAGTCCAAGCTGGAAATTTGCTGGAAACCCTTAAGGATGCCGAAGTGGCTCAAACTGCTGCTAAATTTGATCCACCTCTAAATTACAAAATTCTCATTGATAGCACAGTCAAACTGTACTGTGAATCAACAGCAGTTTATCAACTAACAACTACAGAAAATGATATTTTGTTGGGAGTGAGGAGTATCAATGATCGTATGCAAGTGTATCGCAATGTGGAGTGGGTTGGCTTGCTACACGAAGGATCACATGTGTTGGTACAGGTACCTCACATTAGCCATCCAGTTCAGTCTATTGTTCACTTCATTGGATATCTACCAATGGAAAGTGGAGTCCATTTTGGTGTGGAATTTCTA GATGAAGATAGCAGAGGTCTAGGGACAACAAATGGACTTATTGAAGGCTTCCAATGTTTCCAGTGCGAACAGAACTGTGGAATGTTTGTAGCAATGGACAAGCTAGCAAAACCACAGCCTTGCTCTTCATCTATAAGTCAACAGCCAATTGATAGTACTCCACTCAAGAAAGGTGATAAAGTAGTGACATATGATGATCATGATACTCCAGTGCAGGGAACGGTTCAATGGATTGGAAAGAATAGACTTGTCATGCCTGATGATACAATGATTATTGGAATTTATACA GATACAGTTGTACCTGATATTAACAAAAGATTTTCTAAAAGGATAGCCGGAATGGATTATCGAATTGCTTCAAGTGCAGAGCACACCAAATTGTTTCTACCACTGCCATGTTTCTTTAAGCCTGACCATCAGAGTGCTAGTCAAGAGCACAGACAAGGATATAGCACCACAAATGCGGAGCATCTTGATGATATACTATTGGATCGTGAAACACAGGAAAAAATTTTAGAGGATATAAGATGTCGCAGACTTTCTAGTCAAGGTCAGGAAAACATAAACCCACAGCATGACCAGCAGCAGATGGAAGGCCCAGTGCAGATGCAAGATGATCTGCTTTCAAAAGAATGTTCTAATGACAGCCAGGGTCAAGCAGAGCCATTAAAACAACAGAATCAGAACATAGATTCCAGTCAAAACATTGTTGGAGCAAAAAGAGATGTTGTTAATCAAGGAAATTCTTCTGTTCATGATACAG GATCGGCATCACCAGATGGTAATGTTCATCAGCAAACTACCACCACACAGCTGCATTTGAATCTTGCAGAACTGGAGAAACAAATCAAGCAGCTGCAGTCTCAACAGGCTGGCCATAGTATTAGTAATGACCAAGTAGCCACCATTAACACTACTGTCAATAAACTACATCAGGATGCTAATCAGATGGAGAGGAGGGTTAGAACAATTGAAGAAAGCATTCAAGGAATGAACACCAGTGTGTGTAGCACCTTGCAAATGGCTTTGGATTTAAAGAGAAGCAATGAATCTTTACAAACTCAATTGTCCAATGTTCAACAACAGTTGTTGAATGTGCAGAAAAGTAATGAAGACCTCAAGGCTAATAATTCTCATCTCCAATGTCAGTTGTCATCCACACAAAACCAACTATCCCTCACTCAACAACAGTTGTTGGGTGTGCAGTCAATGATGAGGTCTAGTAGGTTGTGGGTAATGTCACAAAATCAATTTACAGTTGGAAAAGAAATTGGTAGAGGAGCATGGGCTACTGTTCATGAGGCTACATTCCGAGGAGCCATTGCTGCTGCTAAGTGTCTTCATGATGTTATCACTGTTCCAAAAACAAGAGAATTGTTTCATCGAGAGATGGAAATGGCACTCATTTGTCAGCATCAAAACATTGTCACTTTCCTGGGAGCTACAATGGAAGGTGCTCCAGTAATCTTGATGGAACTGATGGATGTTAACCTGAGAAAGGCATATGAACAAGAAAAAATTAAAGATCACCAGATACATGGTATTCTTCATGACGTTGCTAAAGCACTTCATTTCTTACACACCAGACCGGATCCAGTAATCCATCGTGATGTAAGTAGTGCCAATGTGTTACTGAAGGTACTCTACAATGGTGAGTGGTTGGCCAAACTGGGAGACTTGGGTACTGCTAAGATACAAAAACAAGTAGCCACTGCAGGTCCTGGAGCTATAGCCTATGGAGCCCCTGAAACAGCCAATTTTAAATTGCATTCCCCCAAGATGGATGTGTACAGTTTTGGTATCCTTGTCATGGAAACTCTCACTAAAATTCATCCATATGAAATGGTGGACACGCTTAAAGTGCTAATCCGAGAGCAATTTCCACAGTATTATCAACTGGTCACCAGTTGTACTAAACAAGAGTCAAGTGACAGACCAACAATATATGATGTTCTTGTACAGTTGGATGGGATTGCTACTACTAAATGA